One genomic window of Corynebacterium pseudotuberculosis includes the following:
- a CDS encoding [protein-PII] uridylyltransferase yields MTHSATEACDKTTCATAVTHAPKNGGSQRALEIRESAYRSSQALVEELSIPEGAALAATGSFARREMTSKSDLDLILLHQPGLNLSGIADLWYPIWDAKMRLDYAVRTPQECANMVSDDSTAALALLDVRHVSGDPTLTEQTRQLTLETWRRELNKNFNAVSDTAIARWRRSGSVVAMTHPDLKHGRGGLRGIELIRALALGHLCHAPPLDSQRRLLLDVRTLLHQHAGRARDVLDPEFAADIALDLGFDDRYELSRVIAQAARTINDATNHALSTARHALPRRSQVRRAVRRPIDVDVVAVDEEISLSRNPNLKDPALVLRVAAASARTGMPISDSVWPRLENLPDLPVPWPVGAAGDFFELLSSSAHSSRVIQQLDDHGFWEKMIPQWGHIRGRMPREAVHIHTIDQHSLVVTANCAARSVSVARPDLLFLSALFHDVGKGYDRPHEIVGAEFVVEMGRKLRLNEQDVNVVETLVVEHTKISQIVGRYDPTSDKAVNMLLDAVNYDLLTLNLLESLVEADAEGTAPGVWSAVLKLGTRALCSRARARLTSLTPEPPEFDIPLDIGLVPKKCSPLVQDDLQTGATASPCRESGNATVYWKGRYMRESVRVLALIAAKGWNIESARFKMSGSDEAQHAIAELQVHNTVGTGFDACEFVQAYKSGVHSSLPDIRKSASATFWVGNILEVRTADRRGGLGAVMGVLPDVLWLTMSNPGATMIMQCELAEGFDRAKVERDVTKVLTNG; encoded by the coding sequence GTGACGCATTCGGCGACTGAGGCATGCGATAAAACTACGTGCGCAACAGCTGTGACTCATGCGCCTAAGAATGGTGGGTCGCAACGAGCACTAGAGATTCGAGAATCTGCCTATCGAAGTTCGCAGGCGTTGGTGGAGGAGCTTAGCATCCCCGAGGGAGCCGCGCTGGCCGCAACAGGTTCCTTTGCTCGGAGGGAGATGACCTCCAAATCGGACTTGGATTTAATTCTGCTCCACCAACCGGGATTAAATCTCTCTGGTATTGCAGATTTGTGGTATCCGATTTGGGACGCAAAAATGCGTCTTGACTATGCGGTACGTACTCCACAGGAATGCGCCAACATGGTCTCAGACGATTCAACGGCTGCGTTGGCGTTGCTTGATGTGCGGCACGTTAGTGGCGATCCCACGCTGACAGAGCAGACTAGACAGCTGACCCTAGAAACCTGGCGTAGGGAGCTGAACAAAAACTTTAATGCGGTTTCCGATACCGCTATTGCCCGTTGGCGTCGCTCTGGCTCCGTCGTTGCAATGACTCACCCTGATCTCAAGCACGGTCGCGGCGGACTCAGGGGCATTGAGCTAATACGGGCACTTGCGTTAGGGCACCTCTGCCATGCGCCACCGCTTGATTCTCAACGCAGGCTGCTTCTCGACGTTCGCACCTTACTACATCAACACGCTGGGCGAGCTCGAGATGTTTTGGATCCGGAATTTGCCGCAGATATTGCACTCGATTTGGGGTTTGATGATAGATACGAGCTTTCCCGTGTCATAGCTCAAGCAGCCAGGACTATTAATGACGCCACTAATCACGCACTCAGTACTGCCCGGCATGCCCTTCCCCGGCGTAGTCAGGTAAGGCGAGCGGTACGCCGCCCCATAGACGTGGATGTAGTGGCTGTTGACGAGGAAATTTCCTTGTCTCGTAATCCTAATCTAAAGGACCCTGCTTTAGTCCTTCGCGTAGCGGCTGCAAGCGCGCGCACGGGAATGCCTATCAGCGACTCCGTATGGCCTCGTCTGGAGAACCTTCCTGACTTACCAGTTCCATGGCCGGTAGGCGCGGCCGGCGATTTTTTTGAGCTTTTGAGCTCGTCGGCTCATAGCTCGCGAGTTATTCAACAACTTGATGATCATGGATTTTGGGAGAAAATGATCCCCCAATGGGGACATATCAGGGGCAGGATGCCACGAGAAGCAGTCCACATTCACACAATTGATCAGCATAGTCTCGTAGTCACAGCGAATTGTGCAGCAAGAAGCGTTAGCGTTGCTCGTCCTGATCTTTTGTTTCTTTCTGCACTATTCCATGACGTTGGTAAGGGATACGACAGACCCCATGAGATTGTGGGTGCAGAATTTGTTGTGGAAATGGGACGAAAGCTCCGGTTGAATGAACAAGACGTGAATGTGGTGGAGACCCTAGTCGTAGAACACACAAAGATTTCACAGATTGTCGGCCGTTATGATCCAACCAGCGACAAAGCCGTAAACATGCTTTTAGACGCTGTCAATTATGATCTTCTAACCCTCAACCTGTTGGAATCCCTGGTAGAAGCGGATGCTGAAGGCACAGCGCCAGGGGTGTGGAGTGCGGTGCTGAAACTCGGTACCCGAGCATTATGTAGCCGTGCCCGCGCTCGACTTACCTCGTTGACCCCTGAGCCGCCAGAGTTCGACATTCCGCTGGATATCGGCTTGGTTCCTAAAAAATGCAGCCCACTTGTTCAAGATGATCTGCAAACCGGAGCAACCGCGAGCCCCTGTAGAGAAAGTGGCAACGCCACTGTGTATTGGAAAGGCCGGTATATGCGAGAAAGTGTCAGGGTCTTGGCATTGATCGCAGCCAAAGGTTGGAACATTGAGTCTGCGCGCTTCAAAATGAGCGGCTCTGATGAAGCCCAACATGCGATTGCAGAACTTCAAGTGCATAACACGGTGGGAACTGGTTTTGATGCATGTGAATTCGTACAGGCCTATAAATCAGGGGTGCATTCATCTCTACCAGATATCAGAAAGAGTGCTTCTGCGACGTTTTGGGTGGGCAATATTCTGGAGGTAAGAACGGCTGACCGCAGAGGAGGGTTAGGAGCGGTGATGGGTGTTTTGCCTGATGTTTTATGGCTGACTATGAGCAACCCCGGAGCGACAATGATTATGCAGTGCGAGCTTGCCGAGGGATTTGATCGAGCCAAAGTTGAGCGTGACGTGACCAAGGTGCTCACTAACGGTTAA
- the ffh gene encoding signal recognition particle protein, producing the protein MFESLSDRLGNALSGLRSKGKVTEADINAVAREIRLALLEADVSLPVVRGFIARIKDRALGVEVSKALNPAEQVIKIVNEELTTILGGETRRLNLAKNPPTVIMLAGLQGAGKTTLAGKLAKHLQSQGHTPMLVACDLQRPGAVQQLQIVGERAGVPTFAPDPGTSIDSNDHEMGTSHGDPVGVARQGIEEAKRAQHDVVIVDTAGRLGIDETLMTQARNIRDAIRPDEVLFVIDSMIGQDAVNTAEAFRDGVDFTGVVLTKLDGDARGGAALSIREVTGKPIMFASTGEKLEDFDVFHPERMSSRILGMGDVLTLIEQAEKNLDQEQAMETAQKLGSGELTLEDFLNQMLMVRRMGPLGNILKMLPGGKQMSQMADMVDEKQLDRIQAIIRGMTPAEREDPKILNASRRKRIARGSGVAVSDVNQLVERFFEAKKMMSKMAGQLGMGGVGRSATKKKPKGRKGKNGKRKPVKNRSGAMHGGMPGMPSMAELQKMQEQMGGAGGLGGMPNFPGMPKLPKGMENIDLNNLDFGGKK; encoded by the coding sequence GTGTTTGAATCTCTGTCTGACCGGCTAGGCAATGCCCTGTCAGGCCTACGGTCAAAGGGCAAAGTCACCGAGGCTGACATCAATGCTGTCGCGCGTGAAATCCGGTTGGCGCTGTTGGAAGCTGATGTTTCCTTACCCGTGGTCCGCGGATTTATAGCACGAATTAAAGATCGTGCTCTAGGGGTTGAAGTATCTAAAGCTCTTAATCCTGCTGAGCAAGTTATCAAGATTGTCAACGAGGAATTGACCACGATTCTTGGCGGGGAAACTCGTCGACTGAATTTGGCTAAAAATCCTCCTACAGTGATTATGCTGGCGGGTCTTCAAGGCGCTGGTAAGACCACCCTTGCAGGAAAGCTGGCTAAACACCTTCAATCTCAAGGCCATACACCGATGTTGGTGGCATGTGATCTGCAGCGCCCGGGCGCTGTCCAACAGCTGCAAATTGTTGGTGAGCGGGCAGGTGTTCCTACTTTTGCGCCGGATCCCGGCACATCCATTGATTCTAATGATCATGAAATGGGAACCTCTCACGGAGACCCAGTGGGAGTAGCTCGTCAGGGCATCGAGGAAGCAAAGCGTGCTCAGCATGACGTAGTTATCGTAGATACTGCTGGTCGTTTGGGTATTGATGAGACCTTGATGACTCAGGCTCGGAATATCCGTGACGCTATTAGACCTGATGAAGTCCTTTTTGTCATCGACTCTATGATTGGTCAGGATGCTGTAAATACAGCTGAAGCCTTCCGCGATGGCGTTGATTTCACAGGTGTTGTGCTTACCAAGTTAGATGGCGATGCCCGTGGTGGTGCAGCGCTTTCTATCCGCGAGGTAACCGGTAAGCCCATCATGTTCGCCTCTACCGGTGAAAAACTGGAAGATTTTGATGTCTTCCATCCCGAGCGCATGTCCAGCAGGATTCTTGGTATGGGTGACGTGCTTACTCTCATTGAGCAAGCAGAGAAGAACCTTGACCAAGAGCAAGCCATGGAAACCGCCCAGAAACTAGGTTCAGGCGAGCTCACTTTAGAGGACTTCCTGAACCAGATGCTGATGGTGCGCAGAATGGGGCCGCTTGGCAATATCTTGAAGATGCTGCCTGGCGGTAAACAGATGTCGCAGATGGCGGATATGGTTGATGAGAAGCAATTGGACCGAATTCAGGCCATTATCCGTGGTATGACTCCGGCAGAGCGTGAAGATCCTAAGATCTTGAACGCCTCACGACGCAAACGCATTGCACGTGGTTCCGGTGTTGCTGTCTCAGACGTGAATCAGCTAGTAGAGCGCTTCTTTGAAGCGAAAAAGATGATGAGCAAGATGGCTGGTCAGCTGGGTATGGGGGGCGTCGGACGTAGCGCAACCAAGAAGAAGCCTAAGGGGCGTAAAGGGAAAAATGGTAAGCGTAAACCGGTGAAAAACCGGAGTGGGGCTATGCATGGTGGTATGCCAGGGATGCCAAGTATGGCCGAACTGCAAAAGATGCAAGAACAGATGGGCGGTGCTGGTGGTTTAGGCGGTATGCCGAATTTTCCGGGGATGCCAAAGCTACCCAAAGGCATGGAAAATATTGATCTCAACAACCTCGACTTTGGTGGCAAGAAGTAA
- the rpsP gene encoding 30S ribosomal protein S16 — MAVKIKLQRMGKIRTPHYRVVIADARTRRDGKVIENIGTYEPKQNPSVIKIDSERAQYWLGVGAQPTEPVLALLKVTGDWQKYKGLEGAEGTLQVAEPKPSKLELFNQALAEANEGPTAEAITEKKRKAKEDAAAKAAAEAEKAEEATEEAAAE; from the coding sequence ATGGCTGTTAAAATCAAGCTGCAGCGTATGGGTAAGATCCGTACACCGCACTACCGCGTTGTTATCGCAGACGCTCGTACTCGTCGCGACGGCAAAGTTATCGAGAACATCGGTACTTACGAGCCAAAGCAGAACCCATCCGTGATCAAGATCGATTCGGAGCGTGCACAGTACTGGTTGGGCGTTGGCGCACAGCCAACTGAGCCTGTTCTTGCTCTGCTTAAAGTGACTGGTGACTGGCAGAAATACAAAGGACTTGAGGGTGCTGAGGGCACCTTGCAGGTTGCAGAGCCTAAGCCTTCTAAGCTGGAGCTGTTCAACCAGGCGCTTGCAGAAGCTAACGAGGGCCCTACCGCTGAAGCTATCACTGAGAAGAAGCGTAAGGCTAAGGAAGACGCAGCTGCTAAGGCTGCCGCTGAGGCTGAGAAAGCTGAAGAGGCTACCGAAGAAGCTGCTGCAGAGTAA
- a CDS encoding cupin domain-containing protein has protein sequence MDVPTNTPHTFGDAHYDSDERKATILDVLREAPKTDPDRKIPTVSRLLQAEGANIIVFTFTPGQILNDHKAAHPVTIQCLKGSLDVECPDQTVRLTPGKVLHLPQRVIHKVSSPSEASSEAILLLTMMTGQN, from the coding sequence ATGGATGTCCCAACCAACACCCCTCATACTTTTGGGGACGCTCATTACGATTCTGACGAAAGAAAAGCAACTATTCTCGATGTTTTACGTGAGGCTCCCAAAACCGATCCGGATCGTAAAATTCCAACGGTATCCAGACTCCTCCAGGCCGAAGGGGCAAATATCATTGTTTTTACTTTTACCCCGGGACAAATCCTCAATGATCACAAAGCGGCTCATCCCGTAACTATCCAATGCCTCAAAGGATCGCTTGACGTAGAATGCCCGGATCAAACCGTACGACTCACTCCGGGAAAAGTTCTTCATCTCCCGCAACGAGTGATCCATAAGGTGAGTTCCCCCTCCGAGGCTTCTTCCGAAGCAATTTTATTGTTAACAATGATGACAGGACAAAATTAA
- the rimM gene encoding ribosome maturation factor RimM (Essential for efficient processing of 16S rRNA), which yields MELMIGRVVKSHGIKGEVAVEVTTDDPDIRFAVGEVLNGKQGKKEHRLTISTGRVHQGRLLIKFEEIPDRTAADSLRGTQFFAAPLKNDDGDEGFYDHELEGLGVIQEGEKIGEVTGVMHGPAGEILEVKLTEGKQVLIPFVHAIVPEVNLEEGTCTITPPDGLLEL from the coding sequence ATGGAATTAATGATTGGTCGAGTAGTTAAATCTCACGGGATCAAGGGGGAAGTTGCCGTTGAGGTAACCACCGACGATCCAGATATTCGTTTTGCGGTGGGAGAAGTTCTCAACGGTAAGCAAGGGAAAAAAGAGCATCGCTTAACTATTTCTACCGGCCGGGTTCATCAGGGACGGCTGCTCATTAAATTTGAAGAAATTCCTGATCGTACAGCAGCAGATAGCCTGCGGGGGACTCAGTTCTTTGCTGCACCACTAAAAAATGATGATGGAGATGAAGGATTCTACGATCATGAGCTTGAGGGGTTAGGGGTAATTCAAGAAGGGGAAAAGATCGGAGAGGTAACAGGAGTGATGCATGGCCCCGCCGGAGAAATTCTGGAAGTCAAGCTCACCGAGGGCAAACAAGTGCTTATTCCCTTTGTCCACGCTATCGTTCCAGAGGTAAATCTTGAAGAGGGAACGTGTACGATTACTCCTCCTGATGGACTCTTGGAGCTTTAA
- the trmD gene encoding tRNA (guanosine(37)-N1)-methyltransferase TrmD has translation MDSGKLRLDVITIFPEYLDPLRHALLGKAIEKDILSVGIHDLRQWATDAHKSVDDSPFGGGPGMVMKPTVWGPALDDVAQGTGSALAAKSLKSALPHLDKPRHDEIEGVEQTGYQRREEDSSLPLLIVPTPAGKPFTQKDAQEWSNEAHIVFACGRYEGIDQRVIDDASHRYRVREVSIGDYVLIGGEVAVLVIAEAIVRLIPGVLGNKRSHEEDSFSDGLLEGPSYTKPRVWRDLEVPDVLFSGNHAKVDRWRREKALERTHKVRPELLASCDLDKKDRDFLAQLSQE, from the coding sequence ATGGATTCTGGAAAACTTCGACTCGACGTCATCACGATCTTCCCGGAATACTTGGATCCACTTCGTCATGCTTTGCTTGGTAAAGCTATCGAGAAGGATATTCTGAGCGTAGGAATACATGATCTACGACAATGGGCAACCGACGCCCACAAGTCCGTCGACGATTCTCCGTTTGGCGGGGGACCCGGTATGGTCATGAAACCAACGGTGTGGGGTCCTGCACTTGATGATGTAGCGCAAGGAACCGGTAGCGCTTTAGCGGCAAAATCCTTGAAATCTGCGCTTCCGCACCTGGATAAACCCCGACACGATGAGATTGAAGGCGTAGAGCAGACCGGGTACCAGCGTAGGGAGGAAGACTCCTCGCTGCCATTGCTTATTGTTCCCACACCCGCAGGTAAGCCCTTCACACAAAAAGATGCGCAAGAATGGTCAAATGAAGCACACATCGTTTTTGCTTGCGGAAGATACGAAGGAATCGACCAACGCGTTATCGACGATGCGTCTCACCGTTATCGCGTACGAGAAGTCTCGATTGGAGACTACGTGCTTATCGGCGGAGAAGTGGCAGTACTCGTTATCGCGGAAGCGATTGTTCGGTTGATCCCTGGAGTTTTAGGAAACAAAAGGAGTCATGAGGAAGATTCTTTTTCCGATGGTTTGTTGGAAGGACCCAGCTACACCAAGCCGCGTGTGTGGCGTGATCTAGAGGTACCCGATGTTCTTTTCTCTGGTAACCACGCAAAAGTAGACCGTTGGCGTCGGGAAAAAGCTCTGGAGCGCACTCACAAGGTTCGACCTGAATTACTAGCATCGTGTGATCTAGATAAAAAGGATCGCGACTTTTTAGCGCAGTTGTCACAGGAATGA
- a CDS encoding fructose-specific PTS transporter subunit EIIC has product MIGNMSETVHQVPFVLAITACPTGIAHTYMAAERLSEAALAEGIELKIETHGSIGVEGTFSEQDIKRADAILIAADTTIDTARFSQKPLINVSVAQAIHEPNSLLHRVLDTAKTQDKPSFSAAHDAPSLSALPQQGLSTGARSSVGRTVYAALMNGVSHMIPFVVTGGLLLAIALSIGGEPTAEGLKIPEGSFWDTVQQLGVLAFSLMVPVLSAYIAQAIADRPGLAPGFITGLVATTGSLYNSEAGAGFIGGIATGFLSGYVALGIRKIPVHKYVAPIWPIIVIPILTTAIVGLLFIYVLGHPIAALFEALTGYLASMQGESVVILGALLGAMIAFDMGGPFNKTAFLFSGGLIAAGNALPMGMIATAIAVPPLGVGLATLVRRSLFSKPERDAGIAAVFMGFFGITEGAIPLAAARPLQIIPANVIGGAAAAALAGSLGVKDHVMHGGPIVAVLGAVDNVSGYFLALAVGVIITCVLSLIFAGFSGRKANMASPSSAQSLVSADAQEAAASETEVAVAKTWEPIITDELVYSGSINDREEAICCLVNKGADAGRISDTRVVVEASMNRDRLGSTNVGYGVAIPHSRSAGTKTAMVGLARLDTPIEWTDGEETDLVFLICVPANAGKQHLKILSRLARAIMKEDFREQLRQAPETELADLVRRVAEPAEFTAAGAS; this is encoded by the coding sequence ATGATCGGAAATATGAGTGAAACAGTACATCAGGTTCCGTTTGTGCTTGCAATCACTGCATGCCCGACCGGAATCGCGCATACGTACATGGCAGCGGAACGCCTCAGCGAAGCCGCTCTTGCCGAGGGAATAGAACTCAAGATAGAAACGCATGGCTCTATTGGTGTCGAGGGAACTTTTAGCGAACAAGATATTAAGCGTGCAGACGCAATTCTTATCGCGGCCGACACAACAATCGATACAGCGCGTTTCTCACAGAAACCCCTGATAAACGTGTCAGTTGCGCAAGCCATCCATGAACCAAATTCGTTATTGCATCGGGTACTTGATACCGCGAAAACCCAGGATAAACCTAGCTTCTCTGCAGCACACGACGCACCATCTCTATCCGCGCTACCTCAGCAGGGGCTAAGTACAGGCGCTAGGAGCTCGGTGGGAAGAACCGTATACGCCGCGTTGATGAACGGCGTTTCTCACATGATTCCTTTCGTGGTAACCGGTGGTCTTCTACTTGCTATTGCGTTGTCCATAGGCGGGGAACCGACAGCAGAAGGACTCAAGATTCCCGAAGGATCTTTCTGGGATACCGTACAACAACTGGGAGTATTGGCTTTTAGCCTGATGGTTCCGGTCTTATCTGCATACATTGCTCAGGCAATAGCTGATCGTCCAGGTCTGGCACCAGGATTTATCACAGGGCTGGTAGCCACTACGGGGTCGCTGTATAACTCAGAGGCAGGGGCTGGATTCATTGGTGGTATCGCTACCGGGTTTCTTTCCGGTTACGTGGCGTTGGGGATCCGTAAGATCCCTGTGCACAAATATGTAGCGCCTATTTGGCCGATTATCGTGATTCCGATTCTTACCACGGCGATTGTTGGTCTTCTGTTTATTTACGTTCTAGGGCATCCGATCGCGGCACTTTTTGAGGCCCTCACAGGATACCTTGCCTCGATGCAAGGGGAATCTGTTGTGATTCTAGGTGCACTTCTTGGCGCAATGATAGCCTTTGACATGGGCGGCCCCTTTAATAAGACTGCGTTTCTTTTCTCTGGTGGTCTTATTGCGGCTGGCAATGCTTTACCTATGGGGATGATTGCCACGGCAATTGCGGTTCCACCGTTGGGAGTAGGCCTGGCCACATTGGTGCGGCGCAGTCTATTTTCTAAGCCTGAAAGAGATGCTGGTATTGCGGCTGTCTTTATGGGATTTTTTGGCATCACAGAAGGTGCTATTCCGTTAGCTGCGGCACGGCCACTGCAGATTATCCCTGCGAATGTGATCGGAGGAGCGGCTGCTGCTGCGTTGGCAGGATCGTTGGGAGTTAAAGACCACGTGATGCATGGTGGTCCTATCGTCGCAGTACTTGGTGCAGTAGATAACGTGAGCGGTTACTTTTTAGCCTTAGCGGTTGGCGTGATCATCACGTGTGTTTTGTCTTTGATCTTTGCGGGTTTCAGCGGAAGAAAAGCAAACATGGCGTCGCCAAGTTCTGCTCAGTCTCTGGTATCCGCTGATGCGCAAGAAGCAGCTGCATCAGAGACTGAGGTAGCAGTAGCGAAGACGTGGGAACCGATTATTACAGATGAATTGGTGTATTCAGGTTCCATAAATGACCGTGAAGAAGCTATTTGTTGCCTTGTAAACAAAGGGGCTGATGCAGGACGGATCTCGGATACGCGGGTTGTAGTAGAGGCGTCGATGAATAGGGATAGATTAGGCTCGACAAACGTAGGGTACGGAGTTGCTATACCGCATTCGCGCAGCGCAGGAACTAAAACTGCAATGGTAGGTCTTGCCCGTTTGGATACTCCAATCGAATGGACTGATGGGGAAGAAACCGATTTAGTATTCCTTATTTGTGTTCCGGCTAATGCAGGAAAGCAACACCTAAAGATTCTTTCTCGCCTCGCGCGTGCGATCATGAAAGAAGATTTCAGAGAGCAACTGAGACAAGCACCTGAAACAGAGCTTGCCGATTTGGTGAGGAGAGTCGCAGAACCTGCAGAATTCACCGCCGCAGGTGCCTCTTAA
- a CDS encoding Tex family protein codes for MISAKIAQELGVKESNVASALALLAEGNTVPFIARYRKEATGGLDDSQLRAIEERATYLRELEDRKQTILAAIEEQGKLDQKLKTLILECDTKARLEDLYLPYKKRRKTKADIAREAGLEQLLDKLIDAPHENPDQLASDFVTEGFEDVKKALEGAREILIDRFALNADLVGEVRERMFAAGSIIASPVEGKEAEGAKFKDYFEFSEPFTSLPSHRILALFRGEKEGVLHLNLDPGDESIYEGMIADHFGLDTSSPWFASAVRWGWKTKLVVSSGLDVRMRLKERAEEGALDVFARNLKDVLLAAPAGQRATLGLDPGYRNGVKCAVVDHTGKVLDTLIVYPHQPQNKWSESVQQLASACATHGVDLMAVGNGTASRETEKLAGEVADLIKKAGGNRPTPVVVSESGASVYSASELAAKEFPTMDVSLRGAVSIARRLQDPLAELVKIDPKAIGVGQYQHDVNQAALAKTLDAVVEDAVNAVGVDLNTASVPLLSRVAGISPTIAENIVQYRDEHGSFVSRASLKKVPRLGPKAFEQCAGFLRISGARDPLDSSAVHPEAYPVVRRIAEETGLSVDGLIGNTAVLKTLRPRDFADDHFGVPTVTDILAELDKPGRDPRPEFATATFKEGVEKISDLIPGMILEGTVTNVAAFGAFVDVGVHQDGLVHVSALAETFVSDPHYVVRSGQVVKVKVMDVDPERKRISLSMKLSDGPGAGAAKSASRNAKTSKDGRSSLGNSKRNTSQRRGPSQHSAGGAMAEALRRAGLK; via the coding sequence ATGATTTCCGCGAAGATCGCTCAGGAGCTAGGAGTTAAGGAAAGCAATGTCGCTTCCGCTCTCGCACTCCTCGCAGAAGGTAATACAGTTCCCTTTATAGCTCGGTACCGTAAGGAAGCCACAGGCGGCCTCGATGACTCGCAGCTGCGCGCCATCGAGGAACGGGCTACTTATCTTAGAGAACTGGAGGACCGAAAACAGACGATTCTCGCTGCTATTGAAGAGCAAGGAAAACTCGATCAAAAGCTCAAAACTTTGATCTTGGAATGCGATACAAAAGCCCGTTTGGAAGATCTATATCTTCCTTATAAGAAGCGACGAAAGACTAAAGCGGATATAGCACGGGAAGCAGGGCTGGAGCAGCTTCTGGATAAGCTTATCGACGCACCCCATGAGAACCCGGATCAGCTTGCTAGTGACTTTGTCACGGAGGGATTTGAGGACGTCAAGAAAGCCCTCGAAGGCGCACGAGAAATCCTTATTGATCGTTTCGCTCTGAATGCGGACCTAGTGGGAGAAGTCCGAGAGCGGATGTTTGCTGCCGGGTCTATTATCGCCAGTCCTGTGGAAGGCAAAGAAGCAGAAGGCGCAAAGTTTAAAGATTATTTTGAGTTTTCAGAGCCTTTTACGTCTTTGCCTAGCCACCGGATCCTGGCGCTTTTCCGCGGAGAAAAAGAGGGGGTGTTGCATTTAAACCTTGATCCTGGAGACGAGTCGATTTATGAGGGCATGATCGCAGACCATTTTGGTCTTGATACTTCTTCCCCTTGGTTTGCGTCTGCTGTTCGCTGGGGCTGGAAGACCAAATTAGTTGTCTCCTCAGGCCTCGATGTTCGCATGCGTCTAAAAGAGCGAGCAGAAGAAGGCGCGCTTGATGTGTTTGCTCGGAACCTTAAGGATGTTCTTCTTGCTGCCCCAGCAGGTCAGCGTGCGACCCTTGGCCTTGACCCCGGTTACCGCAACGGAGTGAAATGTGCCGTTGTAGATCACACAGGGAAAGTATTAGATACGCTCATCGTCTATCCACATCAGCCACAAAATAAGTGGTCAGAATCTGTGCAACAGTTAGCGTCGGCATGCGCAACGCATGGCGTAGACCTTATGGCTGTGGGGAATGGTACGGCATCCCGCGAGACAGAGAAACTTGCGGGAGAAGTTGCAGACTTAATTAAAAAAGCTGGTGGGAATCGCCCCACCCCTGTCGTTGTATCGGAATCAGGTGCATCAGTGTATTCGGCATCGGAGCTGGCAGCGAAAGAATTTCCCACTATGGATGTTTCTTTGCGTGGCGCAGTTTCTATTGCGCGCCGGTTGCAGGATCCCCTCGCGGAGCTGGTCAAGATAGACCCTAAAGCGATTGGGGTCGGCCAATATCAACATGATGTAAACCAAGCTGCTTTGGCCAAAACCCTTGATGCAGTGGTGGAAGATGCTGTGAATGCTGTGGGTGTTGACCTCAATACGGCTTCAGTTCCTCTGCTTTCTAGAGTAGCTGGAATCAGCCCGACCATTGCAGAAAACATCGTGCAGTACCGGGATGAACACGGTAGCTTTGTCTCCCGGGCTTCTCTAAAGAAAGTTCCGCGTTTAGGTCCTAAAGCTTTTGAGCAGTGCGCTGGCTTTTTAAGGATCAGCGGTGCGCGCGATCCCTTGGACTCCTCTGCTGTACATCCTGAGGCTTACCCAGTAGTGCGGCGGATCGCCGAGGAAACGGGGCTGAGTGTAGATGGGCTTATCGGAAATACAGCGGTGCTTAAAACGCTGAGACCACGAGACTTTGCAGATGACCATTTTGGTGTCCCTACTGTGACAGACATCCTTGCAGAGTTGGATAAGCCGGGACGTGACCCCCGGCCAGAATTTGCCACGGCTACCTTTAAAGAAGGGGTAGAGAAAATCTCTGATTTGATTCCGGGAATGATCTTAGAAGGAACGGTGACCAACGTGGCGGCCTTTGGTGCCTTCGTGGATGTAGGGGTTCACCAAGATGGACTAGTGCATGTTTCTGCGCTAGCAGAAACCTTTGTCTCAGATCCTCACTATGTTGTGCGATCTGGACAAGTGGTCAAAGTGAAAGTAATGGACGTTGACCCAGAGCGTAAGCGTATTAGCCTTTCTATGAAGCTTTCCGATGGGCCCGGCGCTGGTGCTGCTAAATCGGCTTCTCGTAACGCAAAAACCTCGAAAGATGGGCGTTCTTCGCTAGGAAACAGCAAACGCAATACGTCGCAAAGGCGGGGTCCCTCGCAGCACTCAGCAGGTGGTGCAATGGCAGAAGCTTTGCGACGCGCTGGACTCAAATAG
- the rplS gene encoding 50S ribosomal protein L19 encodes MNLLDKVDAASLRNDIPAFRPGDTLDVHVKVIEGNKTRTQLFKGVVIRRQGSGVRETFTVRKVSFGIGVERTFPVHTPNIEKIEVVTRGAVRRAKLYYLRDLRGKAAKIKEKR; translated from the coding sequence ATGAACCTTCTTGACAAAGTCGATGCAGCATCATTGCGCAACGACATCCCTGCTTTCCGTCCCGGCGATACCCTTGACGTTCACGTTAAGGTCATCGAGGGTAACAAGACCCGTACCCAGCTGTTCAAGGGTGTTGTTATTCGTCGTCAGGGCTCTGGCGTTCGTGAGACCTTCACCGTCCGTAAGGTTTCCTTCGGTATCGGCGTTGAGCGTACTTTCCCGGTGCACACTCCAAACATCGAGAAGATCGAGGTTGTAACTCGCGGCGCTGTTCGTCGTGCGAAGCTTTACTACCTGCGTGATCTACGCGGCAAAGCAGCTAAAATCAAGGAAAAGCGCTAA